One stretch of Streptomyces agglomeratus DNA includes these proteins:
- a CDS encoding I78 family peptidase inhibitor, giving the protein MAPLPTPSEQPDDTPEAYVGLDAGHAERLARERGWTTVRSLPPGSIITMEFLEGRLNFEVKDDTVIRCWKG; this is encoded by the coding sequence ATGGCACCCCTACCGACCCCTTCCGAACAGCCCGACGACACCCCCGAGGCGTACGTCGGCCTCGACGCCGGCCACGCGGAGCGGCTGGCCCGGGAGCGTGGCTGGACCACCGTCAGGTCGCTCCCGCCGGGCTCGATCATCACCATGGAGTTCCTGGAGGGCCGCCTCAACTTCGAGGTCAAGGACGACACGGTCATCCGCTGTTGGAAGGGCTGA
- a CDS encoding helix-turn-helix transcriptional regulator, translating to MLETSARLLRLLSLLQAHREWTGHGLAERLGVTPRTVRRDVDRLRELGYPVNASPGTGGGYQLGAGAELPPLLLDDEEAVAVAVGLRTAAAQGIEGIGEASVRALAKLEQVLPNRLRRRVGALNAFTVPMLRGPGPSTVDASVLTELANACRDSERVRFEYRDHGGSSSRRTVEPHRLVCTERRWYLVAWDLDRSDWRTFRADRITPTPPHGPRFVPREPPARDLAAYVSQGVSTGAYAATAVVRLLVPLEEARQAVSPSAGVLEAVDEHSCLLRTGAASLDVLVIHILLMGFPFEVVEPPELTDRIREARDLLARALGQGDAPECGYPGGTAERTSPGADSVRKP from the coding sequence ATGTTGGAGACCTCGGCACGTCTGCTGCGCCTGCTCTCGCTGCTCCAGGCCCACCGCGAATGGACGGGCCACGGCCTGGCCGAGCGGCTCGGCGTCACTCCGCGCACCGTGCGCCGCGACGTCGACCGGCTGCGGGAGCTCGGCTACCCCGTCAACGCCAGCCCCGGTACGGGCGGCGGTTACCAGCTCGGCGCGGGCGCCGAACTGCCGCCGCTGCTCCTCGACGACGAGGAGGCCGTCGCGGTCGCGGTCGGCCTGCGCACCGCGGCCGCCCAGGGCATCGAGGGCATCGGCGAGGCGTCCGTACGCGCGCTGGCCAAGCTCGAACAGGTGCTGCCGAACCGGCTGCGCCGCCGGGTCGGCGCGCTCAACGCCTTCACCGTCCCCATGCTGCGCGGCCCCGGTCCGTCCACGGTCGACGCCTCGGTACTGACCGAACTGGCCAACGCCTGCCGCGACAGCGAGCGGGTGCGCTTCGAGTACCGCGACCACGGTGGCAGTTCGTCCCGCCGGACCGTCGAGCCGCACCGCCTGGTGTGCACCGAGCGCCGCTGGTACCTCGTCGCCTGGGACCTGGACCGCTCCGACTGGCGTACGTTCCGCGCGGACCGGATCACCCCCACGCCCCCGCACGGCCCGCGCTTCGTCCCGCGCGAACCCCCGGCCCGTGATCTCGCGGCGTACGTCTCGCAGGGCGTGTCCACCGGGGCGTACGCCGCTACGGCGGTGGTCCGGCTGCTGGTGCCCCTGGAGGAGGCGCGGCAGGCGGTCTCGCCCAGCGCCGGTGTGCTGGAGGCGGTCGACGAGCACAGCTGCCTGCTGCGCACCGGGGCGGCGAGCCTCGACGTGCTGGTCATCCACATCCTGCTGATGGGCTTCCCCTTCGAGGTGGTCGAGCCGCCGGAGCTCACCGACCGGATCAGGGAGGCTCGTGATCTTCTCGCGCGCGCCCTCGGTCAAGGCGACGCGCCGGAGTGCGGATACCCCGGCGGGACCGCGGAGCGTACCTCGCCCGGTGCGGATTCTGTGCGGAAACCGTGA
- a CDS encoding glycosyltransferase family 4 protein: MHISFLLHNAYGIGGTIRTTFNLARTLAERHDVEIVSVFRHRDEPAMGAPAGVRLDYLVDLRKKSHGYDGDDERFALPAKVFPRGDGRHKQYSRLTDARLATHLRSTEADVVVGTRPGLNVHITRQTRRGPVRVGQEHLTLAGHGYRLRRELSHRYGMLDAVTTVTEADAHAYRTHLKLPGVRIEAVPNSVPAPLVAPADSSAKWVVAAGRLTKVKQYDLLVEAFAKVVAVRPDWRLRIYGSGDASGNEKDALHALIAELGLHNHVFLMGPANPIEPEWVKGSIAAVTSSHESFGMTIVEAMRSGLPVVSTDCPHGPREIITDGSDGRLVPVGDTGAVADALLGLINDDDLRRTMGAAALESSARFDPGPIAERHEALFTELVSRGSHGRSRGRFHDALHLSRGAVLDGAYSLRHKAASVLRKGQTA; the protein is encoded by the coding sequence ATGCACATCTCTTTCCTGCTCCACAACGCGTACGGCATCGGGGGGACGATCCGCACGACGTTCAACCTCGCCCGGACCCTGGCCGAGCGGCACGACGTCGAGATCGTCTCGGTCTTCCGTCATCGCGACGAGCCGGCGATGGGGGCACCCGCCGGCGTCCGGCTCGACTACCTGGTGGACCTGCGCAAGAAAAGCCACGGATACGACGGCGACGACGAGCGGTTCGCGCTCCCCGCGAAGGTCTTCCCGAGGGGCGACGGCCGGCACAAGCAGTACAGCCGCCTCACCGACGCCCGTCTCGCCACCCATCTGCGGTCCACGGAGGCGGACGTCGTCGTCGGCACCCGCCCGGGCCTCAACGTGCACATCACCCGTCAGACCCGGCGCGGCCCCGTGCGCGTCGGCCAGGAGCACCTCACCCTGGCCGGCCACGGCTACCGGCTGCGCCGCGAACTGAGCCACCGTTACGGAATGCTGGACGCCGTCACGACCGTCACCGAGGCCGACGCGCACGCCTACCGCACCCACCTCAAGCTCCCCGGCGTACGCATCGAGGCCGTGCCCAACAGCGTGCCCGCGCCGCTGGTCGCACCGGCCGACTCCAGCGCCAAGTGGGTCGTCGCGGCCGGCCGGCTCACCAAGGTCAAGCAGTACGACCTGCTCGTCGAAGCCTTCGCGAAGGTCGTCGCCGTCCGCCCCGACTGGCGGCTGCGCATCTACGGCAGCGGCGACGCGAGCGGCAACGAGAAAGACGCCCTGCACGCGCTCATCGCAGAACTCGGGCTCCACAACCACGTCTTCCTGATGGGACCGGCCAACCCCATTGAACCCGAATGGGTCAAAGGCTCGATCGCCGCCGTCACCTCCAGCCACGAGTCCTTCGGCATGACCATCGTCGAGGCGATGCGCTCCGGGCTGCCGGTCGTCTCGACCGACTGCCCGCACGGGCCCCGCGAGATCATCACCGACGGGTCCGACGGACGGCTCGTGCCGGTCGGTGACACCGGCGCGGTCGCCGACGCGCTCCTCGGCCTGATCAACGACGACGACCTGCGGCGCACCATGGGCGCGGCGGCGCTCGAAAGCTCGGCCCGCTTCGACCCGGGGCCCATCGCCGAACGCCATGAGGCGCTGTTCACCGAACTGGTCTCGCGCGGCTCCCACGGGCGCTCCCGCGGCCGGTTCCACGACGCGCTCCACCTCTCCCGGGGAGCGGTGCTCGACGGGGCGTACTCCCTCCGTCACAAGGCCGCCTCCGTGCTCCGGAAAGGGCAGACCGCATGA
- a CDS encoding phosphatase PAP2 family protein, protein MRTDRIFARLDREPEPPKIEIPGMSRTRTALFGSTLAFYMAIVWAVLITSWLVALDWKIMLFRPYEQWPQLHAFLDYFVVLGQRGPTAVMVAAWLGWRSWRQHTLRPLLTLGASLLLLNVTVGAVKLGLGRRGPHYATEIGSAEMFAGGDIFPSGHTANAVVTWGILAYLATTPRARRWLSVLSAVVALGVGATTVYLGTHWVSDVLLGWAAGLLILLSLPWFEPLIGRTEAWVFAVRESWRTRRRLGAARPAPAGGRLSPALFPQRQPTARNAAQADSPAREPVTAGSGRAAGGATRTAVHLTQRPHTARSERPPVTPAGSRRPPHADRTGAARPGTSPRPVTGG, encoded by the coding sequence GTGCGTACTGACCGAATCTTCGCCCGGCTGGACCGGGAACCGGAGCCGCCGAAGATAGAGATCCCCGGGATGAGCCGTACCCGTACGGCCCTCTTCGGTTCGACGCTGGCGTTCTACATGGCCATCGTCTGGGCCGTGCTGATCACGTCCTGGCTGGTCGCCCTCGACTGGAAGATCATGCTGTTCCGGCCGTACGAGCAGTGGCCGCAACTGCACGCCTTCCTGGACTACTTCGTCGTGCTCGGGCAGCGCGGCCCGACCGCCGTGATGGTGGCGGCCTGGCTCGGCTGGCGTTCCTGGCGCCAGCACACGCTGCGCCCGCTGCTGACCCTCGGCGCCTCGCTCCTGCTGCTGAACGTGACGGTGGGCGCGGTCAAGCTCGGCCTCGGCCGCCGCGGGCCGCACTACGCGACGGAGATCGGCTCGGCCGAGATGTTCGCGGGCGGCGATATATTTCCTTCCGGTCACACCGCCAACGCTGTGGTCACCTGGGGCATCCTGGCCTACCTGGCCACCACGCCCAGGGCCAGGCGCTGGCTTTCGGTGCTCTCCGCCGTCGTCGCCCTGGGTGTCGGCGCGACCACCGTCTACCTGGGCACCCACTGGGTGAGCGACGTGCTGCTCGGCTGGGCGGCCGGGTTGCTCATCCTGCTGAGCCTGCCCTGGTTCGAGCCGCTCATCGGCCGCACCGAAGCGTGGGTCTTCGCGGTACGCGAGTCCTGGCGCACACGTCGCCGGCTCGGCGCCGCGCGTCCCGCACCGGCCGGCGGCCGTCTGTCCCCGGCACTGTTCCCTCAGCGTCAGCCCACCGCCCGCAACGCCGCCCAGGCGGACAGTCCGGCCCGCGAGCCGGTGACCGCGGGCAGCGGCCGTGCCGCGGGAGGCGCGACCAGGACCGCCGTTCACCTCACGCAGCGGCCCCACACGGCGCGCTCCGAGCGGCCGCCCGTCACCCCGGCCGGCAGCCGCCGTCCGCCGCACGCCGACCGCACGGGGGCCGCACGCCCCGGCACCTCGCCCCGGCCGGTGACCGGCGGCTGA